DNA sequence from the Oncorhynchus kisutch isolate 150728-3 unplaced genomic scaffold, Okis_V2 Okis07a-Okis12b_hom, whole genome shotgun sequence genome:
ATGTTTCCTCTTCCTTTCCGTGATCTGAACCTGAAAAAGGACCAATACAGTCTGATGCAACTTCTTTCCCACTACTTCCCAGAGCTGAAAGAGATTGACAGCATTGAAGATGGTGAAACCAAAACTGTTTTAATttttgatggtctggatgagtgtCGACTTCCTCTAGACTTCAAAAACAATGAGAAGTGCTGTGATGTCACGAAGCCAACCTCAGTGGATGTGCTGCTGACAAACCTCATCGAGGGGAATCTGCTTCCCTCTGCACTCCTCTGGATAACCACACGGCCTGCAGCAGCCAATCAGATCCCTCCTGagtgtgttgaccaggtgacagaggtacgagggttcaatgatccacagaaggaggagtacttcaggaagaAGATCCCAGATCAGAATCTGGCCAATGAAATCATCAAACACATgaagacatcaaggagcctccgCATCATGTGCCACATGCCAGTCTTCTGTTGGATATCAGCCACTGTCCTTGAGATGATACTGAAAGACGCAGAGAAGGATGAAGTCCCCAAAACTCTGACCCAGATGTACTTACACTTCATGCTCATCCAAATCATTGTGAAGAACAGGAAGTACAACAAAGCCACAGAGACAAACCCAAAGGAACTGTCACAGTCAGACAAAGAGATGATCCTGAAACTGGCAAAGCTGGCTTTCCAACAGCTGCAGAAGGGCAACCTGATCTTCTATGAGGAGGACCTGAGAGAGTGTGGCCTTGATGTCACAGAGGCATCAGAGTACTCAGCATTGTGTACAGAGATCTTTAAAGAGGAATCTGGGCTGTACCAAGAGAAGGTCTACAGCTTTGTgcatctgagcattcaggagtttctAGCAGCAGTGCATGCTTTAGAATCATGTCTGGACAAGAAGGAAAATGTTTTCTCCCCCACGAGTGATGATGACGAGAAAGAGTCATTCCAGTTGTCTGACTTACACAGGACAGCAGTGGACCAGGCCTTGAACAGTGAGAATGGACACCTGGACCtgttcctccgcttccttctgggtctctcactggagtccaatcagaatCTGTTACGAGGCCTTCTGACACCGACAGGAAGGACAACACAGACCAGTGAGGAAACAGTTGAGAGAACAGTCAGGTTCCTTTCAGACAAGATAAACCAGGAATCCTCACCAGAAAGGATCATCAACTTGTTTCACTGTCTGAATGAACTTGGTGCCAACTCTCTTGTTGAAGACATGCAGACCTCCCTGCATTCAGGAACTCTTTCAGAAACAAGACTAAAACCTGACCAATGTTCAGCCCTGGCCTACCTGTTACTGATGTCAGAGGAGGTGCTGGAGGAGTTTGACCTGAAGACATACAACACATCAGAGAAAGGTTATCAGAGGTTGCTGCCAGTAGTGAAAACCTGCAAGAGAGCACTGTAAGTTCTGTTATTGAGTTGATGTGTACAGTATCATTATAATGAAGGATTTGTATTTCTAacagattgtctcctctctccagaCTGGATGGCTGTAAACTCACATATAAATCCTGTGAGACTCTGGCCTCAGCTCTGCAGACACCAAACTCCCCCCTGAGAGAACTGGACCTCAGCTACAATGACCTGGGAGACAGAGGAGTAGAGCTGCTCTGTGTTGGACTAACCAGTCCACTATGCAACATACAGACACTAGTGTGAGTTAAATATCTTCCGTATCtactgtgtgtttatatagtttgtatttagttagtatgtgtaTGTTTAACATTATTTGAATATCTTGGTAAATATGCAGAAACATACATACAATGTGATAAATATATCAAACTAAGGTTGAATATCTTGAGTGAGATAGTATGTTTTTAGCATTGGTGAATCATGTGTCCTTTTGTTATTGTCTTAATGTATCTCATTATTCTTAAAGCGCTGCATATTTAACAGTGTATCGACATTAgtggtcaaccgattatgatttttacGCCGATACCgaatattggaggaccaaaaaaaagcagaAACCGATTAATTGGacgattttgtattttttttttatatatttgtaataatgacaattatcaCAAATTAGACACCTTGCTTTCCCTGTTGCCAATTCAATGTCATTGTCCCACACTGGTGCTCTGCTGTCTGTAAAATTAATAtaatcgtacacacacacacgcgtacacacacacacacacacacacagctctctgaaGTGACAGGgatactgaagagtctgcttaggagacacaaatactctcaactgtttgaataataaAACTAGAGTTgaagttacctgtgatgaatgttgaaaacaactgtaatttctatatgcaggaaatcctattttaataatggacatGGTATGTATTTACTACCAAAGTGTGAAACATAAATCCCATGACACCTTCCAGCAAAATCTGAAATTGGTTCTTTCATTCATATATTCCATAAGATATTTTTAGATTCCCTTCAAATCAGGTCTGTTTCGTGTAGGTTTAGACCACCTTGCCAATTTAATAactgtgtagatatccataggacaaggtaactctgatcaatattggctaaatatTAGCGAAGATTTAAAAACAAATTGTAGAGTGGATTTCTGAAAATATGTTGACAAACGTTACCTTATCCTACCGAGATTTACACGACTATCAAAACTCTGAGGCGTTTTAAGCTTGCACAAAACACAGACCGtatttgaagtagatcaagacattctctatggaagacacGAACGGTAAAATAATGAAGGAACCCCTTTCGAGTTCAGCCGCAAaggaattatgacgcgtcgactatttctctctataccatctgtatttcatatacctctgactattggatgttcttataggcactttagtatcgCCAGCCTGATCTCAAGAGTTGATagtcttgaagtcataaacagcgtcaagcattgctaagagctgctggcaaacagaGTAAAGGGCTGTtagaatgaatgcttacgagcctgctgctgcctaccaccgctcagtcagactgctctatcaaatatcaaatcatagacttaattataatataataaacacagaaatacgagcctttggtcatttaatatggtcaaatccggaaactatcatttctgaaaaacaaaacgtttattctttcagtgataTCCGGAACCGTTCCACAGTTTATCTAACGGGTGACATCCctcagtctaaatattgctgttacatccTACTGTAAAACCACACATGAATCCTGTGAGACTCtggcacaaccttcaatgttatgtcatgatTATGTCAAACTTGGGCAAATTCATtccggtctttgttaggaagaaatggtcttcacacagttcgcaacgagccaggcggcccaaactgctgcatataccctgacgcaagagaaatgactcaatttccctagttaatattgccttctaacatgaatttctttcaactaaatatgcaggtttaaaaaaatatatatacttctgtgtattgattaagaatggcattgatgtttatggttaggtacatttgtgcaacgattgtgcttttttcggcaatgcgcttttgttaaatcatcagccgtttggcgaagtaggctgtgattcgatgataaattataaggcaccgcattgattatatgcaacacctaacctagtaatatcatcaaccatgtgtagttaactagtgatcaTGTGAAGATAGATTGTTTTTTATgaggtaagtttaatgctagctagcaacttaccttggctccttgcagcaACAAGGTCCTTTAGATGCTGCActtgcgtaacaggtggtcagcctgccatgcagtctcctcatggattgcaatttattcggccataatcggcatccaaaaatgctgattaccgattatgaaaacttgaaatcggccctaattaatcggccaaccTCTAATCGACATATCTCCTCTCTCCAGACTGGTTGACTGTAAAATCACACATGAATCCTGTGAGACTCTGACCTCAGCTCTGCAGACACCAAACTCCCCCTTGAGAGAACTGAACCTCAGCAACAATGACCTGGGAGACAGAGGAGTGGAGCTGCTCTGTGTTGGACTAACCAGTCCACTCTGCAACATACAGACACTAGTGTGAGTTcaatatctcaaatcaaatctatttgtcacaaacacatggttagcagatgttaatgcgagtgtagcgaaatgcttgtgcttctagttccgacaatgcagtaataaccaatgagtaatctaacctaacaattccagaactactaccttatacacacaagtgtaaagggataaagaatatgtacataaagatatatgaatgagtgatggtacagaacggcataggcaagatgcagtagatggtattgagtacagtatatacatattaaatGAGtattgtagggtatgtaaacaaagtggcgtAGTTTAAaggggctagtgatacatgtattacataaagatgcagtagatggtatcaagtacagtttatacatatgcAATGAGTAATGCAGGGTATGTAagcattatattaagtagcattgtttaaagtggctagtgatatattttacatcaatttccatcaattcccattattaaagtggctggagttgagtcagtgtgttggcagcagccactcaatgttagtggtggctgtttaacagtctgatggccttgagatagaagctgtttttcagtctcttggtcccagctttgatgcacctgtacagacctcgccttctggatgatagcggggtgaacaggcagtggctcgggtggttgttgtccttgatgatcttaatggccttcctgtgacattgggttgtgtaggtgtcctggagggcaggtagtttgcccccggtgatacgttgtgcagacctcactaccctctggagatccttacggttgtgggcggagcagttgccgtaccaggcggtgatacagcccgacaggatgctctcgattgtgcatctgtagaagtttgtgagtgcttttggtgacaagccgaatttcttcagcctcctgaggttgaagaggcgctgctacgccttcttcacaacgctgtctgtgtgagtggaccaattcagtttgtccatgatgtgtacgccgaggaacttaacttactaccctctccactactgtcccatcgatgtggataggggggtgctgcctctgctgtttcctgaagtccacaatcatctcttttgttttgttgacgttgagtgtgaggttattggggagctgttgttgcctaccctcaccacctgggatcggcccgtcaggaagtccagtacagagttgcacagggcggggtcgagacccagggtctcgagcttgatgacgagtttggagggtactatggtgttgaatgccgagctgtagtcgatgaacagcattctcacataggtattcctcttgtccagatgggttagggcagtgtggttgcgattgcgtcgtctgtggacctatttgggcggtaagcaaattggagtgggtcaagggtgtcaagtagggtggaggtgatatgatccttgactagtctctcaaagcacttcatgatgacagaagtgagtgctacggggcggtagtcgtttagctcagttaccttagctttcttgggaacagggagaatggtggccctcttgatgcatgtgggaacagcagactgggataaggattgattgaatatgtccgtaatcTTCAGTATccactgtgtgtttatatattttgtatatagtaAGTATATGTTTTTAACATTGTTTAATCATTTCCTTCTGTTATTGTCTTAATGAATAACATTATTCTTAAATCTTTGTAGATTTAAGAGTGTATCGACATATCTCCTCTCTCCAGACTGGCTGACTGTAAAATCACATATGAATCCTGTGAGACTCTGGCCTCAGCTCTGCAGACACTAAACTCCCCCCTGAGAGAACTGGACCTCAGCTATAATGACCTGGGAGACAGAGGAGTGGAGCTGCTCTGTGTTGGACTAACCAGTCCGCTCTGCAACATACAGACACTAGTGTGAGTTAAATATCTTCAGTATGAGTTATTATGTGGATGTTTTAAACATTTGTTAATCCTGTGCTCTTCTGCCCTCTAGTCTTGGTCAGTGTGGTCTGACAGAGGGTTGCTGTTCAGATCTGTCCTCAGTCCTGAGTTCACCCAACTCACAACTGAAACATCTGGAGCTGAGAGACAATGACCTGCAGGACTCAGGAGTTACACTGCtgtctgctggactggaggatccagaCTGTAAACTACACACACTGGGGTAAGTACAGCTGTTTCAGTCAGGTCGGTACTGAGGTGAGTTACACTGCtgtctgctggactggaggatccagaCTGTAAACTACACACACTGGGGTAAGTACAGCTGTTTCAGTCAGGTCGGTACTGAGCTTAGTGAAATAAATACTCTAATATTTCATCACAATGTTTGTGTCATGGACAAATGTGTGGGTGTCCTACAAGATGATTGACACCAGTACATCAACCTAGACAGCTGTTGTGTCTCTCTGTAGGCTATCTGGCTGTCTGGTCACAGAGGAGGGCTGTGCTGCTCTGTcttcagctctgaggtcaaacccctcccacctgaaagagctggacctgagctacaatcacccaggagactctGCAGGGGGACTGCTTTCAGCTGCTCTGGTGGATCCCACATATAAACTGATGAAGCTGAAGTAAGTCAGAATGGATGTCCTAATAGTGTGAGCAGCGGTTGTGTCATATGTAGTGTAGTAGGGTCAGTAACATGAGGACATGATGGTAGAATTAAGGGGAAGTTTACCCAGCAGGCTGAGCACTCCAACACAGCATACATCATCACCACATGAATACTCTTCTTCTGCATCTCTGATATCCTGTTGGAATTGTACTCTGTTCTGTATGCAGTAGGTAGGATAGAATACCTGTATGTCTCTAGTAATGAACTTAGTAGTGCACCAGAACACAACAATATGGTTTAAATGTTGACTGCTTTATTAGGTCTTTGTCAGTCAATAACCTGTTTCTCCTACAGTGTGGATCATGGTGGAGAGTGCAGGCTGAAATCAGGGCTGAGGAAATGTAAGTCTCTTCAATCCTAATTAACTGCATATTCAGAactatagtaacatagtaactAATCAATACTTGTTCTGTTCCGacaaaacaacattttaaatgAAGATGTGGTTTGATTAAACTCTCCTTTTGTCTACAGATGCCTGTTATCTCACCCTGGACCCAAATACAGCACACCCAAACCTGATACTGTCTGAGGGGAACAGGAAGGTGACACGGGTGGTGGAGGACCAGCATTATGAAGACCATCCAGACAGATTGGATCATCCCCAAGTTCTCTGCAGAGAAGGCTTATCTGGAGGTCGTTATTactgggaggtggagagggatggtGACGGGGCTTTCATTGGTGTGGCGTACAAAGGAATGAAGAGAAAGGGACGGGAGGATGACCGTAGGATTAGACACAATAAGGAGTCCTGGTGTTTAGTCTGCTATGATAGTGCTTATAACTTTTACCATAATGGAGTCATCAGATACACTCGATCAGATTCTTGTCCTGATTCTGACAGAGTtggagtgtatctggactggccagctGGTACTTTGTCCTTCTATAGTGTGTCCTCCTCTGGTACACTGACACACCttcacacagaacacaccacatTCACTGAACCCCTCTATCCTGGGTTTATAATGTACTCCTCTGACTACACCTCATTGACCCTGTGTCAGATCGATGACCAACACATTCAGAGGTGAGTCATAGCGATGTTTTATCATTTGTTTTCCTCTGGAATCATTTCTACTAttagattagtagtagtggtgtgttttaatgggttctgttggacctacagacagttag
Encoded proteins:
- the LOC116353016 gene encoding NACHT, LRR and PYD domains-containing protein 5-like isoform X1, which translates into the protein MSLSGEREETTASKMSLSGEREENTASKMTQDTSSKSVQKPRAESPTTSLVSMKSDQPPAFSQEPLPDDNNEVEILDSEDALKITHNLLVRRSQSLLTVQQDIKAKLKHKYQHISEGIGHHGNQSLLKDIYTELYITEGGSGGLNNEHEVRQIEMASKKQTTQETPIKCNDIFKPLPGQDKPIRTVLTKGIAGIGKTVSGQKFILDWAEGKANQDVHFMFPLPFRDLNLKKDQYSLMQLLSHYFPELKEIDSIEDGETKTVLIFDGLDECRLPLDFKNNEKCCDVTKPTSVDVLLTNLIEGNLLPSALLWITTRPAAANQIPPECVDQVTEVRGFNDPQKEEYFRKKIPDQNLANEIIKHMKTSRSLRIMCHMPVFCWISATVLEMILKDAEKDEVPKTLTQMYLHFMLIQIIVKNRKYNKATETNPKELSQSDKEMILKLAKLAFQQLQKGNLIFYEEDLRECGLDVTEASEYSALCTEIFKEESGLYQEKVYSFVHLSIQEFLAAVHALESCLDKKENVFSPTSDDDEKESFQLSDLHRTAVDQALNSENGHLDLFLRFLLGLSLESNQNLLRGLLTPTGRTTQTSEETVERTVRFLSDKINQESSPERIINLFHCLNELGANSLVEDMQTSLHSGTLSETRLKPDQCSALAYLLLMSEEVLEEFDLKTYNTSEKGYQRLLPVVKTCKRALLDGCKLTYKSCETLASALQTPNSPLRELDLSYNDLGDRGVELLCVGLTSPLCNIQTLVLVDCKITHESCETLTSALQTPNSPLRELNLSNNDLGDRGVELLCVGLTSPLCNIQTLVLADCKITYESCETLASALQTLNSPLRELDLSYNDLGDRGVELLCVGLTSPLCNIQTLVLGQCGLTEGCCSDLSSVLSSPNSQLKHLELRDNDLQDSGVTLLSAGLEDPDCKLHTLGLSGCLVTEEGCAALSSALRSNPSHLKELDLSYNHPGDSAGGLLSAALVDPTYKLMKLNVDHGGECRLKSGLRKYACYLTLDPNTAHPNLILSEGNRKVTRVVEDQHYEDHPDRLDHPQVLCREGLSGGRYYWEVERDGDGAFIGVAYKGMKRKGREDDRRIRHNKESWCLVCYDSAYNFYHNGVIRYTRSDSCPDSDRVGVYLDWPAGTLSFYSVSSSGTLTHLHTEHTTFTEPLYPGFIMYSSDYTSLTLCQIDDQHIQRDHGGESWIRPGPEDTRDHGGESCIKSGPEDTRDHGGECWIKPGPEDTRDHGGESWIRPGPEDTRDHGGESWIRPGPEDTRDHGGESCTKPGPEDTRDHGGESWIRPGPEDTRDHGGESWIRPGPEDTRDHGGESCIKPGPEDTRDHGGESCIKSGTEDTRDHGGECWIKPGPEDTRDHGGESCIKPGPEDTRDHGGESWIKSGPEDTRDHGGESWIKSGPEDTRDHGGESCTKSGPEDTRDVGGESCTKSGPEDTRDHGGESCTKSGPEDTRDHGGESCTKSGPEDTRDHGGESWIKPGPEDTRDHGGESCIKSGPEKWIPQSCKTCDHVEDSTHWLQIEPLTSTVQGVTMFRHRTAKGSYECTVSGLRWLCERDVILKYHFRNWEPYSQLLKDMQYTQGGPLLDITMELGELEEVRLPHFVCLGTNPSLRNEMKILHVEEHGVSLEEVHEVTRFHAKILHPKFSAISLILRLLSWNVDVHCELMLYLSVMKETLIPRLYLFPSNPGQIQVVEQQETKFQGSKRIPITRPERSFKLNCYFRLNIPCSTAINPPRIHLIQRDTTPSFFKAVVKMTGIDIEMELFSDDERTVWTEIVSRDEYYQNQALTLSGIPAEEFLKQHRAELIQGVKNTMPIADDLLSKSMIGDEEYSRIKAETTEQERMRELLNAVLPKGPEVMGACLKALSEHERHLVKYLRESST